A part of Paenibacillus sp. sptzw28 genomic DNA contains:
- a CDS encoding Ig-like domain-containing protein, which yields MRYVAPDGGYGNIAEIEFYGAAVQASSITVQGSAGSQAITEKSGTLQMIATVEPSDVGNKSVTWSVTNLDGTPTDLATISENGLLSAKKDGKVRVLAKADDGSDVQGEALITIDTEPPVTKALVSPAVPDGLNGWYIGAVSVTLTSTDLISDLAGTSYSLNGGTTWSTYTAPVILDQDGSHTISYRSIDTVGHVETTKVLNLKRDGTAPDITLSVTESVYDSEDFIPSFTTYDNGSGVDASKTTITLDGQTLQQGETIALYSLTLGSHTLIVTATDQAGNESSVKALFQVKTSLQSLQSLVALFTSSGSIDNQGIAESLQAMLTNGNLQSFMQEVKAQSGKHISNEAASILLRDAEELLRVS from the coding sequence TTGCGCTATGTCGCTCCTGACGGGGGATATGGCAACATAGCCGAGATTGAATTCTATGGTGCAGCCGTGCAGGCAAGTTCGATTACTGTACAAGGAAGCGCAGGAAGCCAAGCAATTACAGAAAAAAGTGGAACTTTGCAAATGATAGCAACTGTAGAGCCGTCGGATGTTGGAAACAAATCGGTGACTTGGTCTGTAACGAACCTAGACGGAACCCCTACGGATTTGGCCACGATCAGTGAGAACGGTCTATTATCTGCAAAGAAAGACGGGAAGGTTAGGGTACTCGCGAAAGCTGATGATGGTTCGGATGTTCAAGGCGAAGCTCTGATCACGATTGATACCGAGCCTCCAGTTACGAAAGCGCTTGTATCTCCGGCTGTTCCTGATGGACTCAATGGCTGGTATATTGGGGCTGTGAGCGTGACACTGACATCCACAGACCTTATTTCCGACCTAGCGGGCACGAGTTATAGTTTGAACGGTGGTACAACGTGGAGTACGTATACTGCACCCGTTATTTTGGATCAGGATGGCTCGCATACAATCAGTTACCGTTCGATCGATACAGTAGGACACGTCGAAACAACGAAAGTTCTTAATCTGAAACGGGACGGAACCGCTCCTGATATAACGTTATCCGTAACGGAATCTGTATACGATTCCGAGGATTTCATCCCGTCATTCACGACGTACGATAACGGGTCAGGTGTAGACGCGAGCAAAACCACAATTACGCTGGATGGTCAGACTCTGCAGCAGGGTGAAACGATCGCTCTTTATTCGCTTACCCTCGGTTCCCATACGTTAATCGTAACCGCAACGGACCAGGCGGGGAATGAAAGCAGCGTCAAAGCGTTGTTCCAAGTTAAGACGAGCTTGCAATCTTTGCAGTCCTTGGTAGCCTTATTTACAAGCAGCGGCTCGATTGATAATCAAGGGATTGCCGAAAGCTTGCAGGCCATGCTGACAAATGGTAATTTGCAAAGCTTCATGCAGGAAGTTAAAGCACAGAGTGGAAAACATATTTCAAATGAAGCGGCATCTATCTTACTGCGTGATGCAGAAGAGTTATTAAGGGTTAGTTGA
- a CDS encoding GTP-binding protein yields the protein MIEADKHKEIDADVRAIPVHLLSGFLGSGKTTLLNRVIDYYKAADVRAAVIMNELGDVNLDGQLVDDEIPMAEMLGGCICCTIRGDLGMELRQLIEDHRPDVVLIESTGAANPMEIIDAVTEAALLTRVDLRTIATVVDGPELLARSRRGGRTYKLMQDQIRCATDLIVNKADKLDPEQLVEVQQLIRELNGYAPLTVTVRCVTDMNIFDLESRSGGGQMVDPALCSHERHICGANCNHSHSQERHEADRADGPHTPHVPDVSDQAYLYHESHESNQPHMSPELHVSNEPHEPHESHDSNGSHAHVMALTHYFAGPVDSHSFEAFITRLPKDVYRAKGIVTFTDTNSRFLFQYAYRELEFTRINPQGQVHDVAVFIGEHFSKNALERELESLS from the coding sequence ATGATAGAGGCGGACAAGCATAAAGAGATCGATGCAGACGTACGCGCGATCCCGGTTCATCTGCTTTCAGGTTTTCTTGGAAGCGGTAAGACCACATTATTAAACAGGGTTATCGATTATTATAAAGCCGCCGATGTAAGAGCTGCAGTGATTATGAATGAGCTCGGCGATGTTAATTTGGACGGACAGCTCGTCGACGACGAAATACCTATGGCCGAAATGCTGGGCGGCTGCATCTGCTGCACCATTCGCGGGGATCTCGGCATGGAGCTGAGGCAGCTTATCGAAGATCACCGGCCAGATGTCGTCCTTATCGAATCGACAGGCGCAGCCAATCCGATGGAAATAATCGACGCGGTAACGGAGGCTGCGCTGCTGACCCGGGTTGATTTGCGTACGATTGCTACAGTCGTAGACGGGCCGGAGCTGCTTGCGCGCAGCCGCAGGGGAGGGCGTACTTACAAGCTGATGCAGGATCAAATCAGGTGCGCGACGGATTTGATCGTGAATAAGGCAGACAAGCTGGACCCGGAGCAGCTTGTCGAGGTGCAGCAGCTGATACGGGAGCTCAATGGTTATGCACCCCTTACTGTTACAGTCCGCTGCGTTACGGACATGAATATCTTCGATCTTGAGTCAAGGTCCGGCGGCGGACAGATGGTGGACCCGGCGCTGTGTAGCCATGAGCGTCATATTTGCGGAGCGAACTGCAATCATTCTCACTCACAAGAGCGGCATGAAGCGGACAGGGCGGACGGGCCGCATACGCCGCATGTGCCTGATGTGTCGGACCAAGCGTACCTGTATCATGAGTCGCATGAGTCAAATCAACCGCATATGTCGCCGGAGCTGCATGTGTCGAATGAACCGCACGAGCCCCATGAATCGCATGACTCGAATGGATCGCATGCGCATGTAATGGCTCTGACGCATTATTTTGCCGGACCGGTTGACAGCCATTCGTTTGAAGCGTTTATCACCAGACTTCCGAAGGATGTGTACCGGGCGAAAGGAATCGTCACTTTCACCGATACAAACAGCAGGTTTCTGTTCCAATACGCATACCGTGAGCTTGAATTTACCCGAATTAATCCCCAGGGACAAGTGCATGACGTTGCGGTATTTATCGGAGAACATTTCTCGAAAAATGCATTGGAGCGGGAACTGGAATCTCTGAGTTAG
- a CDS encoding SDR family oxidoreductase, protein MGTILITGASTGIGKATAKYFAEKGWNVVATMRSPEKETELHNLQRVMVLELDVEKKETIREAVAQGIDRFGKIDVLLNNAGYCVGGVFEAATEAQINRQFGVNVFGLMNVTQAILPHFRANKAGTIINISSVGGRITFPLLSLYHSTKWAVEGLSESLYYELAALNIKVKLVEPGNIDTDFTGRSLDYAYDEALTDYKEYNDSFLLKVEENFKDPAKVSKPEVVAEVVFEAANDNKTRLRYTAGQDAEFLLHMRKEKSDEEFMGFIAQQF, encoded by the coding sequence ATGGGAACTATTCTAATTACAGGCGCTTCTACGGGAATCGGTAAAGCAACGGCCAAATATTTCGCTGAAAAAGGATGGAACGTTGTAGCCACGATGCGTTCACCGGAAAAGGAAACCGAACTACATAACCTTCAGCGGGTAATGGTCCTGGAACTCGATGTTGAGAAGAAAGAGACGATCCGGGAGGCCGTTGCGCAGGGAATTGACAGGTTTGGCAAGATAGACGTTCTGCTTAATAATGCCGGATATTGTGTGGGCGGAGTATTCGAGGCGGCGACGGAAGCGCAAATCAATAGACAATTTGGCGTGAACGTATTTGGGTTAATGAATGTGACGCAAGCGATTCTGCCGCATTTCCGGGCAAATAAGGCGGGGACGATTATTAATATATCCTCGGTTGGAGGACGGATTACATTTCCGCTCTTATCGCTTTATCATTCCACAAAATGGGCTGTCGAAGGCTTGTCCGAATCACTGTACTATGAATTAGCTGCGCTCAATATAAAAGTCAAACTCGTAGAACCCGGTAATATAGATACTGACTTCACGGGGAGGTCATTAGACTATGCTTACGACGAAGCGTTGACCGATTATAAGGAATATAATGATTCGTTTCTGCTGAAAGTCGAAGAAAATTTCAAGGATCCGGCTAAAGTATCCAAACCGGAAGTTGTTGCCGAAGTGGTTTTTGAAGCTGCTAACGACAATAAGACGCGATTGAGATATACTGCCGGTCAAGATGCCGAATTCTTGCTCCATATGCGGAAAGAAAAATCGGATGAAGAATTTATGGGCTTTATTGCACAGCAATTTTAA
- a CDS encoding DinB family protein encodes MEQLNQNILQFYDYHVWATRKLIEHLKEVPQDIYEAEFQSVFSSFSQALSHIYRADNVWLAGISGESFDNIRAKAFQWEEELKGLSLEEIRTKFEELFDRYRSSLHQRMDGDTKIEFKHPSYGSLKTNIFEIVQNVVNHGTYHRGNITDMLRQKGHPGTPTDYIVYLYTLNRSE; translated from the coding sequence ATGGAGCAGCTGAATCAGAACATCCTACAATTCTATGATTATCATGTATGGGCAACCCGGAAATTAATTGAACATCTGAAAGAGGTTCCGCAGGACATTTATGAAGCAGAATTTCAAAGCGTTTTCTCTTCCTTTTCTCAAGCATTATCTCACATTTACCGAGCTGATAACGTGTGGTTGGCCGGTATATCCGGTGAGAGCTTCGACAATATCAGGGCAAAAGCCTTCCAATGGGAAGAAGAGTTAAAGGGGCTGAGCCTGGAAGAGATCCGGACGAAGTTTGAGGAGTTGTTTGACCGGTACCGGTCCTCTCTTCACCAAAGAATGGACGGCGATACGAAAATCGAGTTCAAGCATCCCAGTTACGGGAGCTTGAAGACGAACATTTTCGAGATTGTCCAGAATGTCGTCAACCACGGAACATACCATCGGGGAAACATAACAGATATGCTGCGGCAAAAGGGTCATCCCGGCACACCGACGGACTATATTGTCTACTTGTACACATTGAACCGGAGCGAGTGA
- a CDS encoding GH25 family lysozyme translates to MQARSADNVKGIDVSHWQGAVDWQKVAAGGIQFAFIKATEGKTTVDPQIKANAAGALNAGLKIGFYHYSHPESNDAVVEAANFAAAVKSYNSDFPHVLDVEGNASRIGSAALTAWCLKWLQEVNRLTGRPVMIYTGASFANTYLGKELGSYPLWIAHYGAAQPMPNGTWSKWSIFQYTDKGQVNGVSGNVDLDLMEFDFYNQYPVPAASPDDNVKIVVNGKLAAYGRIIGGHVYLPLRMLGQALGKTVSWDNARKLAYVEGKAVDAFVMIDGSAYVQIRKAAELFGGKLTWDNANKKVFLNI, encoded by the coding sequence GTGCAGGCTAGAAGTGCGGACAATGTCAAGGGAATTGACGTAAGCCATTGGCAAGGTGCTGTAGACTGGCAGAAGGTGGCGGCCGGCGGCATCCAATTCGCTTTCATCAAAGCAACTGAAGGTAAGACTACGGTAGATCCGCAAATCAAAGCAAATGCAGCGGGAGCCCTCAACGCTGGTCTGAAAATCGGATTCTATCATTATTCGCATCCGGAATCAAACGATGCTGTGGTTGAGGCCGCTAATTTTGCCGCGGCAGTCAAAAGTTATAACTCGGATTTCCCGCATGTGCTCGATGTAGAAGGCAACGCTTCTAGGATTGGATCAGCCGCACTGACTGCTTGGTGCTTGAAGTGGCTTCAAGAAGTCAATAGACTTACCGGCCGTCCGGTCATGATTTATACGGGCGCCAGTTTTGCGAATACCTATTTGGGCAAAGAGCTTGGCTCCTATCCGCTTTGGATCGCGCATTATGGGGCTGCTCAGCCTATGCCGAACGGTACGTGGAGCAAGTGGTCAATATTTCAATATACGGATAAGGGTCAGGTCAACGGGGTTTCGGGGAACGTCGATCTGGATTTGATGGAGTTCGACTTCTACAATCAGTATCCGGTGCCGGCCGCCAGTCCCGATGATAATGTGAAAATCGTGGTGAACGGCAAACTGGCTGCATATGGCCGTATAATCGGCGGACATGTTTACCTTCCGCTGCGGATGTTAGGTCAGGCGCTGGGTAAAACAGTCTCCTGGGACAACGCAAGGAAGCTGGCTTATGTGGAAGGAAAGGCTGTAGACGCATTCGTCATGATCGACGGCTCGGCATACGTTCAGATCAGGAAGGCTGCGGAATTGTTCGGCGGGAAGTTGACTTGGGACAACGCCAACAAGAAGGTTTTTCTAAATATTTAA
- a CDS encoding ABC transporter substrate-binding protein yields the protein MRKVISTALMLFMSISLVLTGCGGGGTATSTDSKTTENAKETTENAAGETPAKGAVPAEKEETNSNDLMMKKTNLSGEITVWTFVGLEDIAKEFMKQSPNIKVNVVKMGMEMHDKLATTLAAGSGAPDVAIVEQGHFPRYVTGDVLEDLLQQPFDAGKYEDYVSDYNWNRWKSVDGMKQYGFPWDVAPGVFFYRADIYEQLGLPSDPAELAEYMQDPENVFTIAQTLKADGKYFMEWGDGPVHWGGDEVGYFDTNLNWTRDSDRLVELLDVTKRGEQIKWSPYKSIWGNEGKAMLKKGELTGVVLGNWGAGTLNNFVPEQKGKWRATAMPFGVHTGIGGSTFVIPKQSKNKEAAWAFVEWANVSEDAWKIWHDGGTLSGWKHIQEKDWFQKHSDPFLGGQEDFKLYLELEKQIPKRTLNPLDGKAWPIWVEGVQKAIKKNLDSKAILQEIQDNIQNKLKPDIEKMKKELGK from the coding sequence ATGAGAAAAGTAATAAGTACCGCATTGATGCTGTTTATGAGTATTTCATTGGTTCTTACCGGTTGCGGAGGTGGTGGCACTGCAACGTCTACAGACTCGAAGACTACGGAGAATGCAAAGGAAACGACGGAAAATGCAGCCGGCGAAACTCCAGCAAAGGGAGCTGTTCCGGCAGAGAAAGAAGAAACGAACAGCAACGATCTCATGATGAAGAAAACCAACCTCTCAGGAGAAATTACGGTTTGGACATTCGTTGGATTGGAAGACATCGCTAAAGAATTCATGAAACAATCTCCGAACATCAAGGTCAACGTGGTGAAAATGGGCATGGAAATGCACGATAAGCTGGCGACAACGCTTGCGGCCGGTTCGGGCGCTCCGGACGTGGCCATTGTCGAGCAGGGACATTTCCCAAGATACGTCACCGGCGATGTGCTGGAGGACTTGCTGCAGCAGCCGTTCGATGCGGGGAAATATGAGGACTATGTATCTGATTACAACTGGAACCGTTGGAAGTCGGTTGACGGCATGAAACAGTACGGCTTTCCTTGGGACGTAGCACCTGGCGTGTTTTTCTACCGGGCGGATATTTATGAACAGCTGGGGCTGCCGAGCGATCCGGCCGAACTGGCGGAATACATGCAAGATCCTGAAAACGTATTCACGATTGCGCAAACGTTGAAAGCCGACGGAAAGTACTTTATGGAATGGGGAGACGGACCGGTTCACTGGGGCGGAGACGAAGTCGGCTATTTCGACACGAATTTGAACTGGACGCGAGACAGCGACCGTCTGGTCGAATTGTTGGATGTCACGAAGAGAGGCGAGCAAATCAAATGGTCGCCGTATAAAAGTATTTGGGGCAATGAGGGGAAAGCAATGCTCAAGAAGGGTGAGCTTACGGGTGTGGTCCTCGGAAACTGGGGCGCGGGTACCCTTAATAATTTCGTACCCGAACAGAAAGGCAAATGGAGAGCGACGGCGATGCCGTTTGGCGTACATACCGGTATCGGCGGCTCCACGTTCGTAATCCCAAAGCAAAGCAAGAACAAAGAAGCGGCGTGGGCATTCGTCGAGTGGGCCAATGTTTCAGAAGATGCCTGGAAAATTTGGCACGATGGTGGAACACTTTCGGGGTGGAAGCACATTCAGGAAAAGGACTGGTTCCAAAAACACAGCGATCCATTTTTGGGCGGACAAGAAGACTTTAAGCTCTACTTGGAGCTCGAGAAGCAGATTCCGAAGAGGACGCTCAATCCGCTTGACGGAAAAGCTTGGCCAATCTGGGTCGAAGGCGTGCAGAAGGCGATCAAGAAGAACCTCGACTCCAAAGCGATCCTTCAGGAAATTCAGGACAATATTCAGAACAAGCTGAAGCCGGATATTGAAAAAATGAAGAAAGAGCTGGGTAAATAG
- a CDS encoding GntR family transcriptional regulator, with protein MKTSEGWTEIAFNNRDPVYLQVVRHFKEQIATGRLKAGQVIPSRRELGALLKINPNTAQKAYKEMEEQQLIITEGNSPSRITHEMDVLRTIRAELLVGAVDAFIASVRKIDVTVEELLDLVKDKYVEARMIESQAAPGGEQHD; from the coding sequence ATGAAAACAAGTGAAGGGTGGACGGAAATCGCTTTTAACAATCGGGATCCGGTCTATCTGCAGGTGGTCCGGCATTTCAAGGAGCAGATCGCAACCGGGCGGCTGAAGGCTGGGCAGGTCATTCCTTCGAGAAGGGAACTGGGGGCCTTGCTGAAGATTAATCCTAACACCGCACAGAAAGCATATAAGGAAATGGAGGAGCAGCAGTTGATTATAACGGAAGGGAACTCTCCCAGCCGAATTACACATGAGATGGATGTTCTCCGTACGATACGGGCAGAGCTCCTCGTCGGCGCGGTCGATGCCTTTATCGCTTCAGTCCGGAAGATTGACGTAACGGTGGAGGAGCTGCTTGACCTGGTGAAAGACAAATATGTGGAAGCAAGAATGATTGAGAGCCAAGCCGCGCCGGGAGGAGAGCAGCATGATTGA
- a CDS encoding transcriptional regulator: MESVSQELHFLDDLAKGIAAQFGDNCEVVVHDLTRPYDSTIVAIENGHVTGRKVGDPGTNLGLEILRGTTEGDNRHNFVTHTKDGRLLRSTSLYMRNPAGQIIGAICINFDITDLTAAESALHSLTASGLQPVRESFVSNVNDLLDTLIQEANEVIGKPPALMSKDDKIKIIQLLDEKGAFLIKKAGEKICAYLGISKYTLYSYLEESKSAGTMET; this comes from the coding sequence ATGGAATCAGTATCACAAGAGCTACACTTCCTTGATGATCTGGCCAAGGGGATCGCCGCCCAGTTCGGTGACAATTGCGAGGTGGTCGTGCACGACTTGACGCGTCCCTACGACAGCACAATCGTGGCGATCGAGAACGGACACGTAACGGGACGAAAGGTCGGCGATCCCGGCACGAATCTCGGCTTGGAGATTCTGCGCGGCACGACGGAGGGTGACAACCGCCACAATTTTGTGACGCATACAAAGGACGGACGGCTGCTGCGCTCCACTTCGCTTTATATGAGAAACCCGGCCGGCCAGATCATCGGGGCGATCTGTATCAACTTCGACATAACGGATCTCACCGCAGCCGAGAGCGCACTTCATTCATTAACGGCAAGCGGGCTTCAGCCTGTTCGCGAATCGTTCGTGAGCAATGTGAACGACCTGCTCGACACGCTCATTCAAGAGGCGAATGAGGTAATCGGCAAGCCCCCGGCATTAATGTCGAAGGACGACAAAATCAAGATTATCCAGCTGCTCGACGAGAAAGGCGCTTTTTTGATTAAAAAGGCGGGGGAGAAAATTTGCGCCTATTTGGGCATTTCGAAATACACGCTGTACAGCTATTTGGAAGAGTCGAAAAGCGCCGGAACAATGGAGACCTAG
- a CDS encoding AraC family transcriptional regulator — MCKEYNLHLVLSGKGYVVAGGERHELLPGSGFLYGPGESHEYESDPDDPWDVCFVHFAGNGIEPLLEGKGRGKVWLFTLAQQRSRVEQALEKLRRLSETFESTNEPAVSAALYEALSALMHDAGHHRQTAGKGTREKMFEVADYIRAGCTGKLNLTSIADKAGYSPYHFTRIFQESVGKSPTQYLTECRILLAKNLLVSTPLAIKQIAYETGFSQSSYFISIFHRMTGMTPQQFRDLYG, encoded by the coding sequence TTGTGTAAGGAATACAATCTGCATCTCGTTCTATCGGGCAAAGGATATGTGGTGGCCGGGGGCGAACGGCATGAGTTGTTGCCTGGCTCGGGTTTTCTGTACGGACCAGGCGAGAGCCACGAGTATGAGTCGGATCCGGACGATCCTTGGGATGTATGCTTTGTTCACTTTGCCGGGAATGGGATTGAGCCGTTGTTGGAAGGCAAAGGTCGGGGTAAGGTTTGGCTGTTTACGCTTGCGCAGCAGCGAAGTCGCGTCGAACAGGCGCTGGAAAAGTTAAGGAGGTTGTCTGAGACATTTGAGAGTACGAATGAGCCGGCCGTATCAGCGGCTCTGTACGAGGCGCTTTCCGCACTCATGCATGATGCCGGACATCATCGCCAGACGGCGGGAAAAGGCACCCGCGAGAAGATGTTCGAAGTCGCCGACTATATCCGAGCGGGCTGTACCGGGAAGTTGAATTTGACGTCGATTGCCGACAAAGCAGGTTACAGTCCATACCATTTTACTCGTATTTTTCAAGAGTCCGTAGGAAAGTCACCCACTCAATACTTGACGGAATGTCGCATCTTGCTGGCCAAGAACTTGCTGGTATCTACTCCGCTCGCCATTAAACAGATCGCTTATGAGACGGGATTTAGCCAAAGCAGCTATTTTATCAGCATATTTCATCGGATGACCGGAATGACGCCCCAGCAGTTCCGTGATTTGTACGGATAA
- a CDS encoding TetR/AcrR family transcriptional regulator produces MKRTETTIKYIEKIKPILRKSRLSQLTVDEIARHMDISKATLYKYFSSKDEIIEVFVEHCLEYVSNVDALVLDEGISYGERFQLTYDQSIKSVLFVPDILLEDLREIYPKLFEKLNLAQQQRYKNLQRFFDSGLEKGIFNRINFTLFMVQDEVVLRHIFEPMFAIQYDLTLKQALLDFYKLKKIQLFKPEMLDKVDDAAAEQQISDALRKISSGL; encoded by the coding sequence ATGAAACGCACGGAGACCACAATCAAATATATCGAAAAAATAAAACCCATATTAAGAAAAAGCAGGCTCAGCCAGCTGACGGTAGACGAAATAGCCCGGCATATGGATATCAGTAAAGCGACCTTATATAAATATTTTTCGTCCAAGGATGAAATTATCGAAGTGTTCGTAGAGCATTGCCTGGAGTATGTATCCAATGTCGATGCCTTGGTGCTGGATGAAGGGATTTCCTACGGGGAACGGTTCCAGCTAACTTACGACCAATCCATAAAGAGCGTACTTTTTGTCCCCGATATCCTTTTGGAGGATTTAAGAGAGATTTATCCGAAATTATTTGAAAAACTTAATTTAGCGCAGCAGCAGCGCTATAAAAATTTACAGCGATTTTTCGATTCGGGCCTGGAAAAAGGGATCTTCAACCGGATTAATTTTACGTTGTTTATGGTGCAGGATGAAGTTGTTCTCCGTCATATCTTTGAACCTATGTTCGCCATCCAGTATGACCTTACCTTAAAGCAGGCTCTACTCGATTTTTACAAGCTTAAAAAGATTCAACTATTCAAGCCCGAAATGCTGGATAAAGTGGATGATGCCGCAGCGGAGCAGCAAATCTCGGATGCGCTGAGAAAGATATCCTCCGGCTTATGA
- a CDS encoding copper amine oxidase N-terminal domain-containing protein: MKKKVIFTSIIATLMLMSAGVGAYAAAKLTLIVNGQVAKVEPKVIDGTTYVPLRAAAELLGAKVGYDASTRTVSITSAGSTPTPTPANPAKSYSVNVKMTSGPMNLTISKVTLDPAYKADEYSKPVKAVVLDTVAENTSDDTVSWYPDQGEIVTNTKEQINAAVFLSDDVGGDFKGKVIKKGKIVFEVSGDIDAITSFNYFVSGAIGGSFERIGEDAKTEIILQ, encoded by the coding sequence ATGAAAAAGAAGGTCATCTTTACATCTATCATTGCAACGCTCATGCTCATGTCAGCTGGGGTCGGTGCATATGCGGCTGCGAAATTAACGCTCATCGTAAACGGCCAAGTCGCAAAGGTTGAGCCGAAGGTCATTGATGGGACTACATACGTCCCGCTGCGGGCAGCTGCCGAATTGCTTGGAGCGAAAGTAGGTTACGATGCGTCGACTCGGACGGTAAGCATTACGAGCGCCGGCTCAACGCCTACTCCAACGCCTGCCAATCCTGCGAAGTCATATTCCGTTAATGTGAAAATGACAAGCGGCCCTATGAACCTCACCATCTCAAAAGTAACGCTCGATCCTGCCTACAAGGCTGATGAGTATAGCAAGCCGGTGAAAGCCGTTGTATTGGATACCGTGGCGGAGAATACATCGGATGATACGGTTAGCTGGTATCCGGATCAAGGCGAGATCGTCACAAACACGAAAGAGCAGATTAATGCAGCAGTATTCTTGTCTGACGATGTTGGCGGCGACTTTAAAGGTAAGGTAATTAAGAAAGGAAAAATCGTCTTCGAAGTGTCCGGAGATATTGACGCCATCACAAGCTTCAATTATTTCGTATCCGGAGCGATCGGCGGAAGCTTTGAGCGCATTGGTGAAGATGCGAAAACCGAAATCATTTTACAGTAA
- a CDS encoding undecaprenyldiphospho-muramoylpentapeptide beta-N-acetylglucosaminyltransferase has translation MSNNIKHDRRRRILFTGGGSAGHVTVNAALIPAFIAQGWDVSYMGSMHGIESQLIQRFSGVAYHGISTGKLRRYADVQNLKDPFRVVKGTLQAFRIIRELRPDVLFSKGGFVSVPVVLGAWLNRVPVIIHESDLTPGLANRIAIPFASKVCVTFKETVRQMSRDKAVHIGPIIREELSRGIPERGLKWCGFTSGKPVLLIMGGSLGSQKINQMIRRHAQQLTRTFQIIHICGKGQLDTTVQLPEYKQFEYIHDELADAVACADIVISRAGSNSIFEFLALGKPMLLIPLSKEASRGDQILNARSFEEQGYCEVLLEEEMTDDSFMRAVASVYARRGEIKESMTRMITGDAITQVIELIRDIAKKQ, from the coding sequence ATGTCCAACAATATAAAACATGACAGGCGGAGGCGAATTCTGTTCACGGGAGGCGGTTCGGCCGGCCACGTGACGGTTAATGCAGCATTAATTCCGGCCTTCATCGCTCAAGGATGGGATGTCTCTTACATGGGGTCCATGCATGGCATTGAATCGCAGCTTATTCAAAGGTTCAGCGGCGTTGCATATCACGGTATATCAACCGGTAAGCTTAGAAGGTACGCGGATGTGCAAAATCTTAAGGACCCGTTTCGCGTAGTGAAGGGGACCCTGCAGGCGTTTCGGATTATTAGAGAGCTGAGACCGGACGTACTTTTCTCCAAAGGCGGCTTTGTATCGGTTCCCGTTGTACTCGGCGCTTGGCTTAACCGGGTTCCGGTCATCATTCATGAATCGGATCTTACTCCCGGCTTGGCCAACAGAATCGCAATTCCCTTCGCGTCAAAGGTGTGTGTTACTTTCAAAGAAACGGTAAGACAGATGAGTCGCGACAAAGCCGTTCATATCGGACCCATTATTAGAGAGGAGCTCTCGCGCGGCATTCCGGAGCGGGGGCTCAAATGGTGCGGATTCACGTCAGGCAAGCCGGTGCTGCTCATTATGGGCGGGAGCCTCGGCTCGCAGAAAATCAATCAAATGATCCGCCGGCATGCGCAGCAGCTGACGAGGACTTTTCAAATCATTCATATCTGTGGGAAAGGCCAACTGGATACCACCGTGCAGCTGCCCGAATATAAGCAGTTTGAATATATACATGACGAATTGGCCGACGCGGTCGCTTGTGCGGATATTGTCATTTCAAGAGCAGGCTCAAACTCGATCTTCGAGTTTCTTGCTCTCGGCAAACCGATGCTGCTTATACCGCTGTCCAAGGAAGCAAGCCGGGGCGATCAGATATTAAACGCCCGGTCGTTTGAGGAGCAGGGCTACTGCGAGGTGCTGCTTGAGGAAGAGATGACTGATGATTCTTTCATGCGCGCCGTTGCATCGGTTTACGCCAGACGTGGGGAAATCAAAGAAAGCATGACCCGGATGATAACGGGCGATGCAATAACTCAAGTAATCGAATTGATCCGTGATATCGCCAAGAAGCAATAA
- a CDS encoding YqaE/Pmp3 family membrane protein, translated as MRYLLSIVLPPLAVLLCGKPIQFIFNIILTCLGWIPGVIHAMLVVSSHKADKRNERLIKAIEHKKSF; from the coding sequence ATGCGATACTTATTGTCAATTGTATTACCGCCATTAGCCGTGTTGCTTTGTGGTAAACCGATTCAATTTATCTTCAATATCATCCTTACATGCTTAGGTTGGATTCCAGGAGTTATCCATGCAATGCTTGTAGTATCAAGCCACAAGGCAGACAAGCGAAACGAGAGGCTGATTAAAGCGATCGAGCATAAAAAGAGTTTCTAA